The Kitasatospora albolonga nucleotide sequence CGTAGCAGCCACCACCAGGCCAGGGCGGTGGCCAGCCGGATGGCCTCCTCCGGGGCTCCCGCGCCCGCCCGGCGCACCGCCTCGTCCAGCGCCGTCCGCAGGTTGCCGGCCTCGGCGTCCAGCCGGGCCAGCCAGGGCCGCTGCCCGGCGCCGCGCAGATGCGGTTCGGCGTGTTCGGCCAGGGCCCGGTAGTGGAGCAGATGACGGTCCCGTACGGCGGTGAGGTCCTCCATCTCGTGGAGCCGCTCGGTGGCGTACGCGGCGACGGACTCCAGGAGGCGGTAGCGGGGGCCGGTGGGGCCGGTCACCACGACCACCAGGGACCGGTCGACCAGCCGGGTGACCAGGTCGAGCACCTCGTCCCGGGCGACGCCGTCCCCCGCGCAGACCGCTTCGGCGGCGGCCAGGTCGCAGCCGTCGCTGTGGGCGGCGAGGCGGCGCAGGACGATGCGTTCGGGCGCGCTGAGCAGCTCCCAGCTCCAGTCGATCACCGCCCGCAGCGTCTGCTGGCGGGCCGGGGCGCCGCGCTGCCCGAAGGTCAGCACCCGGAACCGGTCGTTGAGCCGTGCCGCCAACTCCCGTACGCCCAGAGCCCGTACGCGGGTGGCGGCGAGCTCCAGCGCGAGCGGGATGCCGTCGAGGCGGCGGCAGATCTCGGCGACGGCCCGGCGGTCGGGTTCCTCCGGCGCCTGCGGGTCGCGCGGGAAGCCGGGGGTCGCGGCGGCGGCCCGCTCCATGAACATCCGGACCGCGTCGGCGGGCGGCAGCGGCTCCACCAGGAACACCGCCTCGCCCGCCAGCCCGAGCGGCTCCTGCCCGGTGGCCAGGACCCGCAGACCGGGGGCGGTGCGCAGGAGCAGCTCGGTGAGCTCGGCGGCGGCGTCGACGACGTGTTCGCAGTTGTCCAGGACGAGCAGGGTCCGGCGGTCGCGCAGGGCGGCGGCGAGGCGGTGCGGCAGGGAGGAGACACCGGTGCCGGTGCCCGGCAGGGAGCGGGGGGCGTCGTCCCGGATGCCGAGGGTGGCGGCGACGACCTGGGCCAGGTCGGCAGGGGTCCCGGCGCGGACCCCGGAGAACTCCACGAGCCATATGCCGTCCGCCAGTTCACCCGCCCGACGGCCGTCCCGCTCGGCGGTGGCCGCCGCCACGGCCAGCCGGGTCTTGCCCACACCACCGGGGCCGGTGAGGGTCACCAGCCGTGCTTCGGAGAGGAGTTGGGAGAGGTCCGCCAGCGCCTGGCGGCGGCCGACGAGGGGCGTGAGAGGGACGGGGAGGTTGGAGTGGGGGGCGGCCGGTGCGTTCGCCTCCGCCGGGGCGGCCGGTCCCTTCGCTTCTGTCGCGGCGGCCGGTGCGTTCGCCTCTGTCGCGGCGGCCGGTGCGTTCGCCTCTGTTGCGGCGGCCGGTGCGTTCGCCTCCGCCAGGACTGCTGGTCCGTTCGCCTCTGTCGTGGCGCCCGAACTCGCCTCCGCCTCGGCTTCCGACCTCGCCTCCGCCGCCGCGCCCGCCCTCGCCCCTGCCGCCCCCAGCCCCGGCTCCTGCCGCAGCAAAGCCCCGTGCAGTGCGGCCAGTTCGGGGCTCGGGTCGACGCCCAGCTCGTCCACCAGCCGGGCGCGGAGGTCCTTGTAGGACGCGAGCGCCTCGCTCTGGCGGCCCGCCGCGTACAGGGCCCTCATCTGGGCCGCGCGCAGGCGCTCCCGCAGCGGGTGGAGTGCCACGAGGGCGGCCAGCTCCCCGGCGAGGAGCGCGTGGTCGCCCGTCTCCAGGCGCGCCTCCGCCTGCTCCTCCAGCACGGAGAGCCGCTGCTCCGCCAGGCGCTGGGCGGCCTCCCGTACGAACGGGCCGTCCGCGAAGTCCGCGTACGCCGGTCCCCGCCACAGCTCCAGGGCCTCGGTGAGCAGCGCGGCCCGGGCGCGTGGGTCCTGGAGGGGGCGGGCCCGGGTCACCAGGGCCCGGAACCGTACGGCGTCCACCTCGTCGCCGTCGTCGAACCGCAGCCGGTACCCGGGAGGCCGGCGCTCCACCCGGTCCCGGCCGATGACCCGGCGCAGCTGGGAGATCTTGGCCTGGAGGGCGCCCACGGGGTTGCCCGGAGGCGCGTCGCCCCACAGGTCGTGGATGAGCCGGTCGACGGAGACCGGTCCCCCGTCGTTCGCGAGCAGGTCCGCCAGCAGGGCCCGGACCTTGGCCTCGGGGACCGTGACCTCACGCCCCTCGCCGTCCCACACCGCCAGTGGCCCGAGTACCCCAAACCGCATAGGCGCCACCGTACAGGTCCGGGTCACCGGCCTCCCGCGATCTTCGGGGCTCCTCGCCGGTCCGACCCGGTCCGCTCCGGCCCAACCCCCGGCCCGCTTCCGGTCCGCCCCGATCCGGTCCGATCCGGTCCGGTCCCGTCCGGGCGTCAGCCGTTCCGAAGGTTTCCCGAAGGTTCCCCGAAGCGCCCGCGCGCACAGTCGTCCGCAGGCGGCACCACAGCCCCTGCCCAGGCGCCGCACGGCCACACGCACCACAGCCCCACAGCCCCACGCCCCCCAGCACCGGCGAGGCACGGCACAGCACGGCACCCCTGGAGGGAGCGGCACCCATGACCAAGTACGCGCGCAGGACAGCCCTCGTCGCCGGGGAGGCCACCGGTATCGGCCTCGCCATCGCCAAGCGTCTCGTGGAGGGCGGGGCCTCGGTCCTGCTGACCGCCCGCACCGACG carries:
- a CDS encoding AfsR family transcriptional regulator, which codes for MRFGVLGPLAVWDGEGREVTVPEAKVRALLADLLANDGGPVSVDRLIHDLWGDAPPGNPVGALQAKISQLRRVIGRDRVERRPPGYRLRFDDGDEVDAVRFRALVTRARPLQDPRARAALLTEALELWRGPAYADFADGPFVREAAQRLAEQRLSVLEEQAEARLETGDHALLAGELAALVALHPLRERLRAAQMRALYAAGRQSEALASYKDLRARLVDELGVDPSPELAALHGALLRQEPGLGAAGARAGAAAEARSEAEAEASSGATTEANGPAVLAEANAPAAATEANAPAAATEANAPAAATEAKGPAAPAEANAPAAPHSNLPVPLTPLVGRRQALADLSQLLSEARLVTLTGPGGVGKTRLAVAAATAERDGRRAGELADGIWLVEFSGVRAGTPADLAQVVAATLGIRDDAPRSLPGTGTGVSSLPHRLAAALRDRRTLLVLDNCEHVVDAAAELTELLLRTAPGLRVLATGQEPLGLAGEAVFLVEPLPPADAVRMFMERAAAATPGFPRDPQAPEEPDRRAVAEICRRLDGIPLALELAATRVRALGVRELAARLNDRFRVLTFGQRGAPARQQTLRAVIDWSWELLSAPERIVLRRLAAHSDGCDLAAAEAVCAGDGVARDEVLDLVTRLVDRSLVVVVTGPTGPRYRLLESVAAYATERLHEMEDLTAVRDRHLLHYRALAEHAEPHLRGAGQRPWLARLDAEAGNLRTALDEAVRRAGAGAPEEAIRLATALAWWWLLRGRLTEARRSLGAVLEATGGPAAAGPAAVTGPAPAAGPVTATDGGPATAVGIGSAPAAGPAASPTGPATATGPTPAPADLTPAPGPGPATASGPMPASAGPAPVEPTTATESTPSASAEPPASATTPVTPTAPSRPAELALLHAAFALLTGDHAAAAPFAEGHPGLAAVADAVPDPVRRARALWLCAYGLFSAGDAAGGGELNTRALGLFTAEDDQWGTAAALGLRATLALVCGDLAGLGRDGVRSALIFRELGDRWGELQTVSPLAALAEIKGAYEDAEHRQHEGLKMARELGLEAEVSARLSGLGRLALLARDWDRARDLHEQARRIAAEQGYKYGEIHSEMGLALGARRSGDLAGAEAYLLHIRDGYADVSSRAGDHLLRAELGFVAELRGDARGAAAQHLEGLEIALALAEPRALALSLEGLAGAAALPGHGPAATRAAVLLGAAAAARRRAGAPLPPAERADVDRITASARGALGPDAFSEAYERGARLTPEQAVRHARTALTPVSASGPPADG